One region of Cyanobium sp. M30B3 genomic DNA includes:
- the atpA gene encoding F0F1 ATP synthase subunit alpha, which translates to MVSIRPDEISAILKQQIEDYDKSVSVSNVGTVLQIGDGIARVYGLQQVMAGELVQFEDGTEGIALNLEDDNVGVVLMGEGRGIQEGSTVKATGKIASVPVGDAMLGRVVNSLGQPIDGKGDIATTETRLIESMAPGIIQRKSVHEPMQTGITAIDAMIPIGRGQRELIIGDRQTGKTAIAIDTIINQKGEDVVCVYVAVGQKAASVANVVEVLREKGALDYTIVVAANASESAALQYLAPYTGAALAESFMYKGKATLVIYDDLTKQAQAYRQMSLLLRRPPGREAYPGDVFYCHSRLLERAAKLSDAMGKGSMTALPIIETQAGDVSAYIPTNVISITDGQVFLSSDLFNSGLRPAINVGISVSRVGGAAQTKAIKKIAGTLKLELAQFDELAAFSQFASDLDAATQAQLARGKRLREILKQAQFSPLNLAEQVAVVYAGVKGMIDEVPVESVVEFCRELRDYLKTNKADFITKVMSEKQLSEESETMLKDAIAEVKSTMLATV; encoded by the coding sequence ATGGTTTCCATCCGCCCCGACGAGATCAGCGCCATCCTCAAGCAGCAGATTGAGGACTACGACAAATCGGTTTCGGTCAGCAACGTCGGAACCGTGCTGCAGATCGGCGATGGCATCGCCCGCGTGTATGGCCTGCAGCAGGTGATGGCCGGTGAGCTGGTGCAGTTTGAGGACGGCACTGAGGGCATCGCCCTCAACCTGGAGGACGACAACGTCGGCGTGGTGCTGATGGGCGAGGGCCGCGGCATCCAGGAAGGCAGCACGGTGAAGGCCACCGGCAAGATCGCCTCGGTTCCCGTGGGCGATGCCATGCTCGGCCGGGTGGTCAATTCCCTCGGTCAGCCCATCGATGGCAAGGGTGATATCGCCACCACCGAGACCCGTCTGATCGAGTCGATGGCGCCTGGCATCATCCAGCGCAAGTCGGTGCATGAGCCCATGCAAACCGGCATCACCGCCATCGACGCGATGATTCCGATCGGCCGGGGCCAGCGCGAACTCATTATCGGCGACCGCCAGACCGGCAAGACCGCCATCGCCATCGACACGATCATCAACCAGAAGGGTGAGGACGTCGTCTGCGTGTATGTGGCCGTGGGCCAGAAGGCCGCGTCGGTGGCCAACGTGGTGGAAGTGCTGCGTGAGAAAGGCGCCCTCGATTACACGATCGTGGTGGCGGCGAATGCCTCTGAATCGGCTGCTCTTCAGTACCTGGCTCCCTACACCGGTGCTGCCCTGGCCGAGTCGTTCATGTACAAGGGCAAGGCCACCCTGGTGATCTACGACGACCTCACCAAGCAGGCTCAGGCCTACCGCCAGATGTCGCTGCTGCTGCGCCGTCCCCCCGGTCGTGAGGCCTACCCCGGCGACGTGTTCTATTGCCACAGCCGCCTGCTTGAGCGGGCCGCCAAGCTCTCTGACGCCATGGGCAAGGGCTCGATGACCGCCCTGCCGATCATCGAAACCCAGGCTGGTGACGTGTCGGCCTACATCCCCACCAACGTGATCTCGATCACCGATGGTCAGGTGTTCCTCAGCTCCGACCTGTTCAACTCTGGTCTGCGCCCTGCCATCAATGTGGGCATTTCGGTGAGCCGGGTGGGTGGTGCCGCCCAGACCAAGGCCATCAAGAAGATCGCCGGTACCCTCAAGCTGGAGCTGGCCCAGTTCGATGAACTGGCCGCTTTCTCCCAGTTCGCCTCCGACCTGGACGCCGCCACCCAGGCCCAGCTGGCTCGGGGCAAGCGTCTTCGCGAGATTCTCAAGCAGGCCCAGTTCAGCCCCCTCAACCTGGCCGAGCAGGTGGCCGTGGTGTATGCCGGTGTGAAGGGCATGATCGACGAGGTGCCCGTGGAGTCGGTGGTGGAGTTCTGCCGCGAGCTGCGCGATTACCTCAAAACCAACAAGGCCGACTTCATCACCAAGGTGATGTCCGAAAAGCAGCTCAGCGAAGAGTCTGAGACCATGCTCAAGGACGCCATTGCCGAAGTGAAGTCGACCATGCTCGCCACCGTCTGA
- a CDS encoding F0F1 ATP synthase subunit B' gives MTSWLLLATADAVTGVASGAPEGGLFDLDATLPLMAVQVVLLTFILNALFFRPVGRTVEEREGFVTTSRAEAKQQLAQAQRLEADLTEQLKEARQDAQKLIVEAEQESDKLYREALATAQAEANALREKARREIEAEKEQALASLRSEADQLGALIVDRLLAAR, from the coding sequence ATGACCAGCTGGCTCCTGCTTGCCACCGCTGACGCCGTCACCGGCGTTGCGTCCGGCGCCCCGGAGGGAGGTCTGTTCGACCTTGATGCCACCCTGCCGCTGATGGCGGTGCAGGTGGTGCTCCTCACCTTCATTCTCAATGCCCTGTTCTTCCGTCCGGTCGGCCGCACCGTGGAAGAGCGCGAGGGTTTCGTCACCACCAGTCGCGCTGAGGCCAAGCAGCAGCTGGCCCAGGCCCAGCGGCTGGAAGCTGATCTCACCGAACAGCTCAAGGAAGCCAGGCAGGACGCTCAGAAGCTGATCGTCGAGGCTGAGCAGGAGTCCGACAAGCTGTATCGCGAGGCCCTGGCCACGGCCCAGGCCGAGGCCAATGCCTTGCGTGAGAAGGCTCGCCGGGAGATCGAGGCCGAGAAGGAACAGGCGCTCGCCTCCCTGCGCTCCGAAGCCGATCAGCTCGGTGCCCTCATTGTTGACCGTCTGCTGGCCGCCCGATGA
- a CDS encoding NAD+ synthase has product MRLALAQLNPVVGDLAGNGERILAACGRAAAQGADLVLTPELSLWGYPPRDLLLLPARLEAQARVLDQLAAGLAATAGLPPVLVGMAEPCGEHGLPNLHNALALVQPGGWRVVARKQLLPSYDVFDERRYFRPAADPSLLELECGGRSWRLGLTICEDLWVEEKLQGQRLVGPDPIAALQPLQPDLLLNLSASPFSQLKSGLRRQLAGRAAARLGCPAVYVNQVGGNDELVFDGASFVVDAVGTLLCRLPCCQEAVTLWDAAAPRGPGDAPASPDLAPEPEPLEQLFRALVLGVRDYAGTCGFHQALLGLSGGIDSALVAVIAAAALGAGRVQALLLPSPWSSAGSIDDALALAARLGLRTHTLPIAGLMAGFDQALAPALGGEPAGVTAENLQSRIRGTLLMAVANQQGQLLLSTGNKSELAVGYCTLYGDMNGGLAVIGDVYKSRVFELCAWLDSPAAASCRADLGLPASGELVGAAIRLKPPSAELRPDQRDSDSLPDYAVLDPLLEALVEQRLSPEQLAAEGQDGALAERVMGLLRRAEFKRRQAAPVLKVSGQAFGSGWRMPIAAR; this is encoded by the coding sequence ATGCGCCTCGCCCTGGCCCAGCTCAATCCGGTGGTGGGCGATCTGGCGGGCAACGGCGAACGGATCCTGGCGGCCTGTGGGCGCGCCGCCGCCCAGGGCGCCGATCTGGTGCTCACCCCCGAACTCTCGCTCTGGGGCTATCCGCCCCGGGATCTGCTGCTGCTGCCGGCCCGCCTGGAGGCCCAGGCCCGGGTCCTCGACCAGCTGGCTGCGGGCCTGGCGGCCACAGCTGGCCTTCCCCCGGTGCTGGTGGGCATGGCGGAGCCCTGCGGGGAGCACGGCCTGCCCAATCTCCACAACGCCCTGGCCCTGGTGCAGCCCGGCGGCTGGCGGGTGGTGGCACGCAAGCAGCTGCTGCCCAGCTACGACGTGTTCGACGAGCGCCGCTACTTCCGACCTGCCGCCGACCCATCGCTGCTGGAACTGGAGTGCGGGGGCCGCAGCTGGCGGCTGGGGCTCACCATCTGCGAGGACCTCTGGGTGGAGGAGAAGCTGCAGGGCCAGCGTCTGGTGGGGCCGGACCCGATCGCCGCCCTGCAGCCCCTGCAGCCGGATCTGCTGCTCAACCTCTCCGCCTCCCCCTTCAGCCAGTTGAAGAGCGGCCTGCGCCGCCAGCTGGCCGGCCGTGCCGCCGCCCGTCTCGGCTGCCCGGCGGTGTACGTGAACCAGGTGGGCGGCAACGACGAGCTGGTGTTCGACGGCGCCAGCTTCGTGGTGGATGCCGTCGGCACACTGCTCTGCCGCCTGCCCTGCTGCCAGGAGGCGGTGACGCTGTGGGATGCCGCTGCGCCCCGCGGTCCGGGGGATGCCCCCGCCTCCCCCGACCTGGCCCCGGAGCCGGAGCCCCTGGAGCAGCTGTTCCGCGCCCTGGTGCTGGGGGTGCGCGACTACGCCGGCACCTGCGGCTTCCACCAGGCCCTGCTGGGTCTCAGCGGCGGCATCGATTCGGCCCTGGTGGCGGTGATCGCCGCAGCCGCCCTGGGGGCAGGCCGGGTGCAGGCCCTGCTGCTGCCCTCCCCCTGGAGTTCGGCCGGCTCCATCGACGATGCCCTGGCCCTGGCCGCCCGGCTCGGCCTGCGCACCCACACCCTGCCGATCGCCGGCCTGATGGCCGGCTTCGATCAGGCCCTGGCGCCGGCCCTCGGGGGGGAGCCCGCCGGCGTCACGGCCGAGAACCTGCAGTCGCGGATCCGCGGCACCCTGTTGATGGCCGTGGCCAACCAGCAGGGCCAGCTGCTGCTCTCCACCGGCAACAAGAGTGAGCTGGCCGTGGGCTACTGCACCCTCTACGGCGACATGAACGGCGGCCTGGCCGTGATCGGCGACGTGTACAAGAGCCGGGTGTTCGAGCTCTGCGCCTGGCTGGATTCCCCCGCCGCCGCCAGCTGCCGCGCCGACCTGGGCCTGCCGGCCAGCGGCGAGCTGGTGGGGGCCGCGATCCGGCTCAAGCCCCCCAGCGCCGAGCTGCGGCCCGACCAGCGCGACAGCGATTCCCTGCCCGACTACGCCGTGCTCGATCCCCTGCTGGAGGCCCTGGTGGAGCAGCGCCTGAGCCCCGAGCAGTTGGCAGCGGAAGGCCAGGATGGCGCCCTGGCCGAGCGGGTGATGGGCCTGCTGCGCCGGGCGGAATTCAAGCGCCGCCAGGCGGCTCCGGTGCTGAAGGTGAGCGGCCAGGCGTTCGGCAGCGGCTGGCGGATGCCGATTGCCGCCCGCTGA
- a CDS encoding F0F1 ATP synthase subunit gamma translates to MANLKEIRDRISSVKNTRKITEAMRLVAAAKVRRAQEQVLRSRPFADRLARVLENLQSRMRFEDVDAPLLEERPVQTITLLAVTGDRGLCGGYNANIIKRTEQRYAELTAQGYVVDLVLIGRKAITYFQNRSSQYTIRATFTGLEQVPNAEEARGIANEILAEFLSASTDRVEIIFTKFINLVSSRPVIQTLLPLDPQGIATPEDEIFRLTTREGRLVVESGSSANAAPALPSDIVFEQSPEQLLNALLPLYLQNQLLRSLQEAAASELASRMTAMNNASDNAKALAKTLTLDYNKARQAAITQEILEVVGGASAMG, encoded by the coding sequence ATGGCCAATCTCAAGGAAATCCGCGACCGCATCAGCTCGGTCAAGAACACGCGCAAGATCACCGAAGCCATGCGCCTGGTGGCAGCTGCCAAGGTGCGGCGCGCCCAGGAGCAGGTGCTGCGCAGCCGGCCGTTCGCCGACCGGTTAGCCCGCGTGCTGGAGAACCTCCAGTCGCGCATGCGCTTTGAGGATGTGGACGCTCCCCTGCTGGAAGAGCGCCCGGTGCAGACCATCACCCTGCTGGCCGTCACCGGCGACCGGGGCCTCTGCGGTGGCTACAACGCCAACATCATCAAGCGCACCGAGCAGCGCTACGCAGAACTCACCGCCCAGGGCTATGTGGTGGATCTGGTACTGATCGGTCGCAAGGCGATCACTTACTTCCAGAACCGCTCCAGCCAGTACACGATCCGGGCCACCTTCACCGGCCTGGAGCAGGTGCCCAACGCCGAAGAAGCCCGGGGCATCGCCAACGAGATCCTGGCCGAGTTCCTCTCGGCCTCCACCGACCGCGTGGAGATCATCTTCACCAAGTTCATCAATCTGGTGAGCTCCAGGCCGGTGATTCAGACCCTGTTGCCCCTGGATCCGCAGGGGATCGCCACTCCCGAGGATGAGATCTTCCGTCTCACCACACGGGAAGGCAGGCTGGTTGTGGAGTCTGGTTCCTCGGCCAATGCCGCCCCTGCTCTGCCCTCGGACATCGTGTTTGAACAGAGCCCCGAGCAGCTGCTCAATGCGCTCTTGCCCCTCTACCTGCAGAACCAGCTGCTGCGCTCCCTCCAGGAAGCCGCCGCCTCCGAGCTGGCCAGCCGGATGACGGCCATGAACAACGCCAGCGACAACGCCAAGGCCCTCGCCAAGACCCTGACGCTGGATTACAACAAGGCCCGTCAGGCCGCCATCACCCAGGAGATTCTGGAAGTGGTGGGCGGTGCTTCGGCCATGGGCTGA
- the ald gene encoding alanine dehydrogenase: MASIGVPSEIKRDERRVALTPDGVSELVAQGMEVRVQAGAGLGAGISDDSFAAAGARLVSQEEAWGAHLVVKVKEPQPEEFPFLRADLVLFTYLHLAAYPEVGRALLEAGTTGVAYETVQLEDGSLPLLAPMSEIAGRLAAQVGAHLLEKPHGGRGILIGGCTGVRPARVVVLGAGSVGWNAARIAAAMDAEVLLLDRSPQRLRQLEADRRGRLVSLVSSRSLIERHIPGADLLIGAVLTPGGRAPTLVAEDLVKQMKPGSVIVDVAIDQGGCIATSRETTHTDPVHTLHGVQHYAVGNMPGAVPFTSTEALVSVTLPYILVMAGRGLSEAVTDRPELLSGLNTVNGAVCHPGVARALGVATRHPMACLR, encoded by the coding sequence ATGGCCAGCATCGGCGTGCCCAGCGAGATCAAACGCGACGAGCGGCGGGTGGCCCTCACCCCCGACGGGGTGAGCGAGCTGGTGGCCCAGGGCATGGAGGTGCGGGTGCAGGCCGGCGCCGGCCTCGGGGCCGGCATCAGCGATGACAGCTTTGCCGCCGCCGGGGCCCGCCTGGTGAGCCAGGAGGAGGCCTGGGGGGCCCATCTGGTGGTGAAGGTGAAGGAACCCCAGCCCGAGGAGTTCCCCTTCCTGCGTGCCGACCTGGTGCTGTTCACCTATCTGCACCTGGCGGCCTATCCGGAGGTGGGCCGGGCCCTGCTGGAGGCCGGCACCACCGGCGTGGCCTACGAGACCGTGCAGCTGGAGGACGGCAGCCTGCCCCTGCTGGCGCCGATGAGCGAGATCGCCGGCCGCCTGGCGGCCCAGGTGGGCGCCCACCTGCTGGAGAAGCCCCACGGCGGCCGCGGCATCCTGATCGGCGGCTGCACCGGCGTGCGCCCGGCACGGGTGGTGGTGCTCGGGGCCGGCAGCGTCGGCTGGAACGCCGCCCGCATCGCCGCCGCCATGGACGCCGAGGTGCTGCTGCTGGATCGCTCGCCCCAGCGCCTGCGCCAGCTGGAGGCCGATCGCCGCGGCCGGCTGGTGAGCCTGGTGAGCAGCCGCAGTCTGATCGAGCGCCACATACCCGGCGCCGACCTGCTGATCGGCGCCGTGCTCACGCCCGGGGGCCGGGCACCCACGCTGGTGGCTGAGGACCTGGTGAAGCAGATGAAACCGGGCTCGGTGATCGTGGACGTGGCCATCGACCAGGGGGGCTGCATCGCCACCAGCCGCGAGACCACCCACACCGATCCGGTGCACACCCTGCACGGGGTGCAGCACTACGCGGTGGGCAACATGCCCGGGGCCGTGCCCTTCACCTCCACCGAGGCCCTGGTGAGCGTGACCCTTCCTTACATCCTGGTGATGGCCGGCCGTGGCCTCAGCGAGGCGGTCACCGACCGTCCCGAACTGCTCTCCGGGCTGAACACCGTGAATGGGGCCGTGTGTCACCCCGGCGTGGCCCGGGCCCTGGGGGTGGCCACCCGCCACCCGATGGCCTGCCTGCGCTGA
- a CDS encoding F0F1 ATP synthase subunit A, which translates to MVPLPLALPFAELEVGQQFYWHLGKLNLHGQVFLSSWVVIGALLALVVVGTRKMEREPRGVQNLLEFLWTYIRDLAREQIGEKAYRDWLPFIGTLFLFIFVCNWGGALIPWKLIELPNGELGAPTADINTTVAMALLVSLAYFYAGLSRKGLRYFEYYVEPTPIMLPFKIIEDFTKPLSLSFRLFGNILADELVVAVLAFLVPVIVPLPAMFLGLFTSAIQALIFATLAANYIGEAVHEEHH; encoded by the coding sequence ATGGTTCCCTTGCCCCTTGCCCTGCCGTTCGCCGAACTGGAGGTAGGCCAGCAGTTCTACTGGCACCTCGGCAAACTCAACCTCCATGGTCAGGTGTTTCTGAGCTCCTGGGTGGTGATCGGTGCCCTGCTGGCCCTGGTGGTGGTGGGCACCCGCAAGATGGAGCGGGAACCGCGCGGGGTGCAGAACCTACTCGAGTTCCTCTGGACCTACATCCGTGACCTGGCCCGGGAGCAGATCGGCGAGAAGGCCTACCGCGACTGGTTGCCCTTCATCGGCACCCTGTTCCTGTTCATCTTCGTCTGCAACTGGGGCGGGGCCCTCATCCCCTGGAAGCTGATCGAACTTCCCAACGGTGAGCTGGGCGCTCCCACCGCCGACATCAACACCACGGTGGCGATGGCCCTCCTGGTTTCTCTGGCTTACTTCTATGCAGGCCTGAGCCGCAAGGGGCTGCGCTACTTCGAGTACTACGTGGAGCCCACCCCGATCATGCTCCCGTTCAAGATCATCGAGGACTTCACCAAACCTCTCTCCCTGTCTTTCCGTCTGTTCGGAAACATCCTGGCCGACGAACTCGTGGTGGCTGTTCTGGCCTTCCTCGTGCCCGTGATTGTGCCGCTCCCGGCCATGTTTCTCGGCTTGTTCACCTCAGCCATCCAGGCGTTGATCTTCGCCACCCTTGCCGCCAACTACATCGGCGAGGCCGTGCACGAAGAGCACCACTGA
- a CDS encoding 2Fe-2S iron-sulfur cluster binding domain-containing protein, which produces MTASYTVVAAINGVSHTFTCSEDQTVLAAAEAAGVELPSSCCSGVCTTCAALLSEGSVHQPDAMGVKAELQQQGYALLCVAFPRSDLQLQAGMEDALYEAQFGQYQK; this is translated from the coding sequence ATGACTGCCAGCTACACCGTTGTTGCCGCGATCAACGGCGTCAGCCACACCTTCACCTGCAGCGAAGACCAGACCGTGCTCGCCGCAGCCGAGGCCGCTGGTGTGGAGCTGCCCAGTTCCTGCTGTTCCGGGGTGTGCACCACCTGTGCCGCCCTGCTCAGCGAGGGCAGCGTGCATCAGCCGGATGCCATGGGAGTGAAGGCCGAATTGCAGCAGCAGGGGTATGCACTTCTTTGTGTGGCCTTCCCGCGCAGTGATCTCCAGCTCCAGGCCGGCATGGAGGACGCCCTCTACGAGGCCCAGTTTGGCCAGTACCAGAAGTGA
- the atpE gene encoding ATP synthase F0 subunit C, with translation MSDLTSAASVLAAALAVGLAAIGPGIGQGTAAGQAVEGIARQPEAEGKIRGTLLLSLAFMEALTIYGLVVALVLLFANPFAG, from the coding sequence ATGAGTGATCTGACCTCCGCCGCTTCCGTACTGGCCGCCGCTCTGGCCGTGGGCCTCGCCGCCATTGGCCCTGGTATCGGCCAGGGCACCGCAGCCGGTCAGGCTGTGGAAGGCATTGCCCGTCAGCCCGAGGCTGAAGGCAAGATCCGCGGCACCCTGCTGCTGTCCCTGGCCTTCATGGAAGCTCTCACCATCTACGGCCTGGTGGTGGCCCTGGTGCTGCTGTTCGCCAACCCCTTCGCCGGCTGA
- a CDS encoding F0F1 ATP synthase subunit delta, which translates to MPVLNTIATPYAEALLQVAESRKEADKVAEQARGLLTLWNESSELRAAMGSPVLEPEAKKAALAKLFADQLTPSVQNLLKLLADRKRIAVLDAVLTRFLELYRELRGITLARVTSATVLTDEQQEQLNAKVRAIAGTQDVEFDLRVDPALIGGFVVSMGSRVIDASLSGQVRRLGLALAKVS; encoded by the coding sequence ATGCCAGTCCTCAACACGATTGCCACCCCATATGCCGAGGCTCTGCTGCAAGTTGCAGAGTCCCGCAAGGAGGCCGACAAGGTGGCCGAGCAGGCCCGGGGCCTCCTGACCCTCTGGAACGAGAGTTCCGAACTGCGGGCCGCCATGGGCTCTCCCGTGCTGGAGCCGGAAGCAAAAAAGGCTGCCCTTGCCAAGTTGTTCGCCGATCAGCTCACCCCGTCGGTGCAGAACCTGCTGAAGCTGCTGGCGGATCGGAAACGGATTGCCGTGCTCGATGCGGTGTTGACCCGTTTTCTGGAGCTGTACCGGGAGCTGCGGGGCATCACCCTGGCCCGGGTCACCTCGGCCACAGTGCTCACCGATGAGCAGCAGGAACAACTCAATGCCAAGGTGCGCGCCATTGCCGGCACCCAGGATGTGGAATTCGACCTCCGGGTCGATCCCGCTCTGATCGGCGGTTTCGTCGTGAGCATGGGTTCACGTGTGATCGACGCCAGCCTCTCCGGCCAGGTGCGTCGCCTCGGCCTGGCGCTCGCCAAGGTGAGCTAG
- a CDS encoding DUF3326 domain-containing protein — translation MTGEAQSALPLPTLLVIPTGIGCELGGYAGDGLPAARLLAAASGCLITHPNVMNGASLYWSDRRIHYVEGSALDRFASGDLALRPVRRQRLGLLLDAAIEPELRLRHLQVADGCRASLGLEIGPVLSTDAPLDVSLELGPSGASWGRLGRPDALLRAGEALRRAGATAIAVVARFPEDPASEALAAYRGGSGVDALAGAEAVISHLLTRHLGIPCAHAPALSPLPPSAALDPRAAAEELGHTFLACVLVGLSRAPDLVARPANGAWDGPGLLRPEQIGAVVAPADALGGAAVLACAERGVPLIAVYNPCVLQVNAAALGLDVLPARSYSEAAGLVLALREGLAPAAVQRPLPPLQWLHSR, via the coding sequence ATGACGGGAGAGGCCCAGTCCGCGCTGCCCCTGCCCACCCTGCTGGTGATTCCCACCGGCATCGGCTGTGAGCTGGGGGGGTACGCCGGCGATGGCCTGCCGGCGGCCCGCCTGCTGGCGGCTGCCAGTGGCTGTCTGATCACCCACCCCAACGTGATGAACGGCGCCTCCCTCTACTGGAGTGACCGGCGCATCCACTATGTGGAGGGTTCGGCGCTCGATCGCTTCGCCAGCGGCGATCTGGCCCTGCGGCCGGTGCGGCGCCAGCGGCTGGGCCTGCTGCTCGACGCCGCCATCGAACCGGAGCTGCGCCTGCGCCACCTGCAGGTGGCCGATGGCTGCCGGGCCAGCCTCGGCCTGGAGATCGGGCCGGTGCTCAGCACCGACGCCCCCCTGGATGTGAGCCTGGAGCTGGGTCCCAGTGGGGCCAGCTGGGGGCGCCTGGGCCGGCCCGATGCCCTGCTGCGCGCAGGTGAGGCCCTCAGGCGTGCAGGCGCCACGGCCATCGCCGTGGTGGCGCGCTTTCCGGAGGATCCCGCCAGTGAGGCGCTGGCGGCCTATCGCGGCGGGAGCGGTGTGGATGCGCTCGCCGGCGCCGAGGCGGTGATCAGCCACCTGCTCACCCGGCACCTGGGCATTCCCTGCGCCCACGCCCCCGCCCTCAGCCCCTTGCCGCCCAGCGCCGCGCTCGACCCCCGTGCTGCCGCTGAAGAACTGGGGCACACGTTCCTGGCCTGCGTGCTGGTGGGGCTGAGCCGGGCCCCCGACCTGGTGGCCCGCCCTGCCAACGGCGCCTGGGATGGTCCAGGGCTGCTCCGGCCCGAGCAGATCGGGGCCGTGGTGGCACCTGCCGATGCCCTGGGTGGGGCGGCGGTGCTGGCCTGCGCCGAGCGGGGGGTGCCGCTGATCGCCGTGTACAACCCCTGTGTGCTGCAGGTGAACGCGGCGGCCCTGGGGCTGGATGTGTTGCCGGCCCGCAGCTACAGCGAGGCCGCCGGGTTGGTGCTGGCCCTGCGGGAGGGCCTTGCTCCGGCGGCCGTGCAGCGGCCCTTGCCCCCCCTGCAGTGGCTTCATTCCCGGTGA
- a CDS encoding F0F1 ATP synthase subunit B has translation MIFHSPATVLFAHHGGFGLNLNLFETNLINLVIVIGVLTWFLRGFLGGMLDRRRQAILADLSDAESRLKTATAAVSKAQQDLQAAQQKAQQIRDDGLARAQSVREESERRTIEEMARLREDASADLNAEAARVSDLLRREAARQAIEKALATLPGKLDEGTQARLIDQSINTLGNA, from the coding sequence ATGATCTTCCACTCCCCGGCCACCGTGCTGTTCGCCCACCACGGGGGCTTTGGTCTCAACCTCAATCTTTTTGAGACCAACCTGATCAACCTGGTCATTGTGATCGGGGTGCTCACCTGGTTCCTGCGCGGCTTTCTCGGCGGCATGCTCGACCGCCGTCGCCAGGCCATCCTGGCCGACCTGAGTGACGCCGAATCCCGGCTGAAGACGGCCACCGCCGCCGTGTCCAAGGCCCAGCAGGACCTTCAGGCTGCCCAACAGAAAGCCCAGCAGATCCGTGACGATGGCCTGGCCAGGGCCCAGTCCGTGCGTGAGGAGAGCGAACGCCGCACGATCGAAGAGATGGCCCGGCTCAGGGAAGATGCCTCCGCTGACCTCAATGCTGAAGCCGCTCGCGTCTCGGATCTCCTCCGCCGGGAAGCGGCCCGCCAGGCGATTGAGAAGGCCCTTGCAACCCTGCCCGGCAAACTTGACGAGGGCACCCAGGCGCGCCTGATCGACCAGTCCATCAACACTCTGGGGAACGCCTGA
- a CDS encoding 23S rRNA (pseudouridine(1915)-N(3))-methyltransferase RlmH, which translates to MLNPARIRILAVGKVRKGWVREGLATYLKRLPGLTLLELRESNPEREAEALLAELRSDEQLVALSEEGVALGSAQLAGRLRDSGSGRLAFVIGGADGLSARLKQRAAWTLSLSPLTFPHDLARLLLLEQLYRARTIQQGGPYHRE; encoded by the coding sequence ATGCTCAACCCGGCGCGCATCCGCATCCTGGCGGTGGGCAAGGTGCGCAAGGGCTGGGTACGCGAGGGCCTGGCCACCTACCTCAAGCGCCTGCCGGGACTCACGCTGCTGGAGCTGCGCGAGAGCAACCCCGAGCGGGAAGCCGAGGCCCTGCTGGCCGAACTGCGGAGTGATGAGCAGCTGGTGGCCCTCAGTGAGGAGGGAGTCGCCCTGGGGTCGGCGCAACTGGCCGGGCGCCTGCGCGACTCGGGCTCGGGCCGGCTGGCCTTCGTGATCGGCGGGGCCGATGGGCTCAGTGCTCGCCTCAAGCAGCGCGCCGCCTGGACCCTCAGCCTCTCGCCGCTCACCTTCCCCCATGACCTGGCACGGTTGCTGCTGTTGGAGCAGCTCTACCGGGCCCGGACGATCCAGCAGGGAGGCCCCTATCACCGGGAATGA
- a CDS encoding nicotinate-nucleotide adenylyltransferase, with protein sequence MAAAPADRRGAAVSVALLGTSADPPSCGHQALLEGLLKHFPRVATWASDNPSKRHGAPLEQRAALLDVLVQAIGNPRLELVQDLSSPWAITTLRRAARRWPREELVFVVGSDLAGQIPGWKEAEAVLRSCRLAIVPRSGWPLPPEAVNQLRQLGARVQTLPLEIPATASSTIRQRPRADQVPAAVWPVLLEHNLYGLATRP encoded by the coding sequence ATGGCTGCAGCACCGGCCGATCGCCGTGGAGCGGCCGTGAGCGTGGCCCTGCTCGGCACCAGCGCCGACCCGCCCAGCTGCGGCCACCAGGCCCTGCTGGAGGGTCTGCTCAAGCACTTCCCGCGGGTGGCCACCTGGGCGAGCGACAACCCGAGCAAGCGCCATGGTGCCCCGCTGGAGCAGCGGGCGGCACTGCTGGACGTCCTCGTGCAGGCGATCGGCAATCCCCGCCTGGAGCTGGTGCAGGACCTGAGCAGCCCCTGGGCGATCACCACCCTGCGGCGGGCCGCCCGGCGCTGGCCCCGGGAGGAGCTGGTGTTCGTGGTGGGCAGTGATCTGGCCGGCCAGATTCCCGGCTGGAAGGAGGCCGAAGCCGTGCTGCGCAGCTGCCGGCTGGCCATCGTGCCCCGCTCGGGCTGGCCCCTGCCTCCAGAGGCGGTGAACCAGCTGCGGCAGCTCGGAGCCCGGGTGCAGACCCTGCCCCTGGAGATCCCCGCCACCGCCAGCTCCACGATCCGCCAGCGGCCCCGAGCCGACCAGGTACCCGCCGCCGTCTGGCCCGTGCTGCTGGAGCACAATCTCTACGGCCTCGCCACCCGACCCTGA